One Candidatus Zixiibacteriota bacterium DNA window includes the following coding sequences:
- a CDS encoding MFS transporter produces MIGSPADSLWRRDVVGWSLYDFANTIYSMNIVSLYLKRYLVEDLGYGDYYFDIPFALSMLLAAILLPALGVLSDHATKKKTFLFLFTITCCISVGLMPLIPAGALLGMLVLFMVANFSYEAAMPFYNALLYSVADGRQARLVSGVGVAWGYVGSIVGMAFVLPFVTGDFFGHEISFLDGGGKLDAFLPSAVLFFAFAMPCFIWVREKPSHAVARSSLSDAYREVWQALRQTRKYPGVLRFLVADYFVEDAVATVILNIGLYLSIVLSMPEQQITTFLIISTITAVAGSFLVGFLAKHWSLHRMLPLVFSGWVIAFAAFVMTDHMPTVWVLGSLVGVLLGGLWTTTRPFLAEIVPRDELGKFFGLFSLSGRAAAVVGPLIWTLTVYLFSPERALGQWLGGILGLDSAGLARLPYKMGVLSLALMVLIGLLVFRGVPRTKESSHG; encoded by the coding sequence CGACGTGGTCGGGTGGTCGCTCTACGACTTCGCCAATACGATCTATTCGATGAACATCGTATCGCTTTATCTGAAGCGATACCTGGTGGAGGACCTCGGCTACGGCGACTACTATTTCGATATTCCGTTCGCTCTGTCGATGTTGCTGGCGGCCATCTTGCTCCCTGCGCTGGGCGTGCTGTCCGATCATGCCACGAAGAAAAAGACCTTTCTGTTCCTGTTCACGATCACCTGCTGCATTTCGGTCGGGTTGATGCCGCTTATTCCGGCAGGCGCGCTCCTCGGGATGTTGGTGCTGTTTATGGTCGCCAATTTTTCCTACGAGGCGGCCATGCCGTTTTACAATGCGCTGTTGTACTCTGTAGCCGACGGCAGACAGGCGCGGCTGGTATCCGGTGTCGGCGTGGCGTGGGGATATGTCGGCTCGATTGTAGGGATGGCATTCGTGCTGCCGTTTGTGACGGGGGATTTCTTCGGCCATGAGATTTCATTCCTCGATGGTGGAGGCAAACTGGACGCGTTCCTGCCGAGCGCGGTGCTGTTTTTCGCTTTCGCCATGCCCTGCTTTATTTGGGTCAGAGAGAAACCATCTCACGCTGTAGCGCGTTCCAGTCTCAGTGATGCCTACCGCGAGGTCTGGCAGGCGCTCAGGCAGACGCGGAAATACCCTGGCGTTCTTCGGTTTTTAGTGGCGGACTACTTTGTGGAAGATGCGGTCGCAACCGTAATACTCAATATCGGACTTTACCTGTCGATCGTGCTTTCCATGCCGGAGCAGCAAATCACCACATTCCTGATCATCTCGACCATTACGGCAGTAGCGGGATCCTTCCTTGTGGGATTCCTGGCCAAGCACTGGTCACTGCATCGCATGTTGCCACTCGTTTTCAGCGGGTGGGTAATCGCGTTCGCCGCATTCGTGATGACCGACCACATGCCGACAGTCTGGGTGTTGGGTTCTCTAGTGGGGGTACTGTTGGGTGGTTTGTGGACCACCACTCGACCCTTTCTGGCGGAGATTGTCCCCCGCGATGAGCTGGGCAAGTTTTTTGGTCTGTTTTCGCTGTCCGGCCGGGCAGCCGCTGTAGTCGGTCCGCTGATATGGACGCTGACGGTTTACCTGTTCAGCCCCGAGCGAGCATTGGGCCAGTGGCTCGGCGGCATACTTGGCCTGGACAGCGCGGGGTTGGCCCGATTGCCGTATAAGATGGGCGTGTTGTCGCTCGCGCTGATGGTGCTGATTGGATTACTCGTGTTTCGCGGTGTCCCCAGGACTAAGGAATCCTCGCATGGGTAA